Genomic segment of Halorarum halophilum:
ACAGGAGGTTCCCAGCGGCCAGCAGTGCGCCATCACAGAGTGGCCCGAGATTCGGCGGCGCGTCGATGAGCACGTAGTCGTAATCGTGCTCGATCTCATCGAGTGCGAGGCGGAGGCGTTCGTTACGCCGGTTCATCGTGTGCATGTCGTCCTCGAGCTCGAAGAACGACCCATGGGCCGGGAGGAGATCGTATTCCTCGTGCTCGACGATCACGTCGTTGATCTCGTCGAAGCGGTTGACGTCACGCAGGATCTGTCCCATCGTATCTTCGCGCGAGCTCACGTAGTAATCGCGAAAGCCGAGTGTGATCGTCGGGAACCCTTGCGGGTCACTGTCGACGAGCAGGACGTCGTTGGTGGCATCTGCGAGTGCGCCGGCGAGGTTGATCGTCGTCGTGGACTTCCCAACGCCCCCCTTCGCGTTCGCGAGTGCAAGTCTGAACGTCACTCATATCACCCGTGTCACACGGGTCATCCGTGGGATATTAAACCTACGTCAGACACGCAGTCCACGGACCAGACAGGTCAGACCCCCTGTACGTACGTACGTACGCGCACATATGTACGTACAGCTCCCGTCGTGCGATTGGGTGTCAGTCGCACGATAGCTTTAAGGTGAATGGACGTATTTATTCTGATACGTCAATGTCACTGACTGCGGATACACCCGGCAATCCGCCCCTGGCGCGATGCTGGCACTACGGAGTGCCAGAACGCGTCAAAGCTCAACAGTGACAGCACTCTTTCGTGCCGGGAAGTCCCCCTTGGTGGGGGTATCAGACTGTTAATCTGACCGTGGAAGGTTCGAATCCTTCTCCCGGCGCTCCAGAGTGGGCGCATGTCAGAATACCAGAAACTATAATACCGTATCAGGTAAAGGATAAGACACAACAACATGGCAACAGGACTCGTGGTCCAGTCTGGCTACGACGGTCGCCTCCAAAGCGACATACGGGGGTTCGAATCCTTCCGAGTCCACTTGGGCCGCCCGCGGGAGTGGGATAGGTCCAACGCACACCTGGGGAGGTGCTGACGCCCACCCCTTCCCCGGTGGGAGTTGTGAGATGCCGCGCGGTCCGCTGGGACGGACGCCGCCCTGACATGGCGGAGACGGGAGGTTCGACTCCTCCTGTGGCAATGAGGGATTCGTTCCCTCAGGTGAACCCGGTCGAGGTGCGATCTCGACCATCTACCCTCACGGCTCCGTTTGGCCACGGAGCCATCTGGCGCGTAGGTCAGTCTGGTAGACCGCCTCGCTTACATCGAGGATGGCCGCGGTTCGAATCCGCGCGCGCCAACTCGGGCGCGAGCTCACCCCCGGTCCCGTGAGCTCACGACCAGTTAGGAAACGGTCGGGGAAGCGCCCGACAGAGAAATGGGACCCCGGTCCCCCTTCGGGGGATCGTTAGCAAGCAAGTGCCCGTAGTTCCAATCTGGTAGAACGGCTCCTTTGCAAGGAGAAGGCTCGGAGTTCGAATCTCCGCGGGTACATCGGTCACGGTAAGGAAGCATACCCGGTCCGCCGGTGACGTCCTCTATCGGAAGTGCCCAGCGAGGGAAGCACGCAAGACACCCACGAGGGCCGGAGCCCAGTCTCGGACGACGGACAGAGCTCTTAACTCTGCAAGAGTGAGTTCAAATCTCACCCGGCCCTCTCAGGGACATCCCGTTTAGACGCGGAGTCGACGGCTTGATCAGCCAATGTCGGCGAAGGCTCCAGGCGGACGACTGGAGTGAGAATAGTCCCGGGCGGATATGCAGCATACCGCCTCATATGGCCCGTATCGTCCAGGGCAAGCTGCTATGGGCCGAAGTTCGCGATTAGGATGCGAGACTGGACTTTTAATCCAGACACATCGCGGGTTCGAATCCCGCTCGGCCCTCTGTGCCGTATCCGACGGCCAGACAAAGACGGGTCGCTACCGTCATCGGTGTCAGGACTTCACCTGACGTTGTACCGTGTAGATACCATCACTGACATCGCACGAGGGGCTGAAAGATGCCTCCGTGTGGCTTTGTAGCTCAACTCGGGAGAGCGCGATCCTCGTAAGATCGAGTGTGGGGGTTCGAGTCCCTCCGAAGCCTTCCGCGGCCTGCGTCCTGAGCCGCACTGACTCGGTAGTGCCGAGCCACAAACCAGTATTGGGACGCGAACAGTCAACAGAACCCGTCGACGGTTTCGAGCGCCCCCGCGACATACCCTGACGAGGGGAGGAAGCACGCGGCGCTATACAAATCAGACGAGAGTAAGTCTCAGTGGAAGAGCTGGGAGTACGAGACTCCTGAGTTCGGGTTCAAATCCCGGCTCTCGTCCTTGGGTGCTGGCGAGAAGTGACCCGTGTTCAGACTCATCGGTCGACCGGGTAGCCAGTTAACCCATTCACCCGTTCAAGCTCACGTGGGAGTGAGACTCGCCTGTAGAGCGAGCCGTTCCAAGTTCGAATCCTGGTGAACGGACTCGGGGTTCAACACCGGTAGTAGCCGGTTCCGTTGCCCCTTGGGTAGTGACCGTAGCCCTTCGCGAGGGACGTCAGCTCCGGACTGGCGACCCGTCTGGAGCGTAAACGGTTCGAGGGTGGATGCCTCGTACAAACAACTTCCATCGTCTGACATCAGGATTCAGTTCCTGTCTGTCGACATGCCGGGCGTCGGGCGGCCCGAGATCCACGCCCCCGAGCCGAGTTGGTGTAGTGGCTATCATCGTGGCTTGTCACGCCACGGACACGGGTTCGAGTCCCGTACTCGGCGCTTCCCGGACCAGCGAAACTGCTGGCCGGGCACGGCGGCCTGCTCGAGAGTCGTCGTGAACATCATGGGTGCGTCCAAGGCCGAGGCGTGCCACGGCCATGGAGCCGATCGAGAACCGGACTGGGGCCCCGGATACCCAAAGGCCCTCACCTGTAGCGGGGTAGCATAGTCTGGCCCATTGCACCGCCCTCATGAGGCGGACGTCGACGGTTCGAATCCGTCTCCCGCTATCGAGGCGGCCTGAAATCCCACGGCGCGGAGAAAGGTCATTGCCGTAATCCGCACGAATGCCGAGATGGTCGCCTCACCCTGCTCTCGGAGTCTCCGCTGGCGAGAGATGCGAGACTTTCAATCTCGAGGTCGAGGGTTCAATTCCCTTCGAGAGCATCACACGTATGGCACGTGTCCCACCGGACACGCACGCAGTACGTGGAATGGTGTGTCCCACAGGGCACACGTATCGTACGGTTAGTGTAGTCTGGCTAACCACGCCTCGATGCCATCGAGGAGACACCGGTTCGAATCCGGTACCGTGCATATGGTCACCCGACCAGAACCGGATGTCTCGTACGACGAGCGCGTCCGGCGCCTAATCGAGGAGCACCGGGAGTCGCTCGATCTCCTGGGTTAGCCGGGTGCGGCTGGACGCCGCGCTCGGTCTACAACCCATGACCGACTACAGACTCGACGACGTGGTGGAAACCACGCGTATGATCGGACCGGAAGGCGAGTACGTGAAGGGCATCTGCAAGTCCTGTAGCACCCAGCGAAAAGTCACGCGCGACGAGTTCGTGATCGACGGCTGGCACCGGATCGTCGACGGCGGACGGGTCCCGCTGATCCCCCGAGACGTCGACCAGGACGTGCTCGAATACGTCGCCGTCATGCGGTCCTGGAACTGCTGCTACGAGGGAGAGGAACCGCTCGACGGACTCCCGGAGCAGCCCGACGTGAGCCAGATCGAGTTCGAGTAAGGCTCACGACCACCGTTCAGCGTCAGTGGTCCAATGGTAAGATAGCGGCCTTCCAAGCCGTAGATCCCGGTTCGATTCCGGGCTGTCGCACTCGGTAGATTGGCTCTCTACCGTCACGCAAAAACGAGCAAGGGACCATCGTAGGTCTTAGCTTCGGACCACCCGCGTAATCCGGGAGAGGACGGAGACACCACTGTACAGCGGTGGTCCCGACCGAAGTCCCCTGGTGTAGTGGACAATCATAACGGCCTTTGGAGCCGTTGACGGCGGTTCGAATCCGCTGGGGACTACTCGGGCATGCGATTAGTTGAAGTACCACCGACGTGATATTTCAAGTAACGCAGATGTCCACCATCTGGTCTGACGACGAGCTGGCTATGCTTCGGGAACAGTACCCGAAAGGATCGATCGACGATCTCGCCGCCGAGCTCGGTCGGACCAGGGAAGCGGTGATGAAGAAGGCGAACGCGATCGGTATCGCTCGCCACGAGGACGCTGGGATCATCGAGCGGATCGATGTCGAGAACAGACCCTCGTTCCGCGACGACGCGTTCGCTCACTTCATCTCGGGCTTCGTCGCCGGTGAAGGGTCGTTCAACGTCTCGCTCAACGACGATGCGAGACCATCGTTCCGATTCTGCATCGGTCTCGACGCTGACGATGTTCTGATCCTCGAGGAGATCCACGAGTTCCTCGGCGTCGGGTCGGTGTGCCTCTCCACGCAGGGAGACGGCCGGAACGACCTGGCGCAGTACACCGTCCAAAGTGTCGCCGATCACGTCCTGGTGACGGTCCCGTTCTTCGACGAGTACGGGCTCCAGTCGACGTTGAAGCAGCGACAGTACGACGACTGGCGAGCGCGTCTGTTCGACCACTACGACGTCGAGCAGTACGTCGTATAGGTTCTGGAGTCTCCGCTGGCGAGAGATGCCACGTTCTCAGCGTGGAGGTCGCGGGTTCGATTCCCGTCAGAACCACTCAGGGGCTGTCCGTGGCCCCGACCACTCGGCGACGAAATCCCCGCCGACATCCGGGATGGACGGGTAACGCCCTGACTGAGACCACCGCGGTCGAGGAAAACACGCGACTGAGGTCGTCGGCCCCGAGAGTAAGAAACCGGCCGCCGGGTGCTCCACGGCGTGAGGATCACGGAGCAGCAGTCCCGCGGCGTCTGTTGGCGAGACGTGCCGCCCTCTGGAGGCGGAGATCGGGGGTTCGATTCCCCTCGGGACAATGCGGTTGGACCCCACCAGACGGCGGGCTGAGGGTCCCGGATGGGCATCGACGTGCACCCAGACGTTAGAGCACACAGCCGCACCCGCCACCTCGTGTCCGGGATCGTCTAACTGGAGAAGATTCGACACTGTGACTGTCGAGATGCGGGTTCGATCCCCACTCCCGGACCTTGGGGACAGACCAGCGCAAGCCGGACCGACAGGGTCCCAGTCGGTGACCCCCGGCACGCGGGGTTCTGCGAGTTCAAGTCTCGCCTGTCCCACTGCGACCCGCTGGGTAGGGGTACTGAGCGGGTCCGAGTGCTCGTAGTTCCAACTGGAAGAACGCTCCCGTGGCACGGGAGAGGCTGCGTGTTCGAATCACGCCGAGTACATGGGGGGTGACGGATGGCCCTCGTCACCACATGAATAGCCGTCGACGCCTTGCGCTGGCGCTGGCGGTAAGTGGTATTCCCCACCGAGGTAGAGCTTGGCCGCTGGGTGGTCGCGTAGCCTGGTTTATCGCGCCCGCTTTGGGAGCGGGAAATGTCGTCGGTTCGAATCCGACCCACCCAATGATGGACAGACTAACAGACAGCCTCTGGATTGGCGACATCCAAGACGCCAGAACGAGGCCACTGGCTGACCTTGGTATCGATCACGTCGTGACGGTGTGTCAGAACCGTGTCGACGACAACCTCCCGGACTCGATGGCGTACACGCACATCGACATCGACGACGGTCCCCACGACTACGAGGAGTTCAAGCGCGGTGTCGACACAGTGGTCGAGGCGATCGACAACGGCGAGACCGTCTTCGTCCACTGTCACGCCGGCATGTCGAGATCGACCTGTACGTGCACGGCCGCGATCGCCGTCCGGCGCGGGCTGAAGTGGACGGAAGCAGTCCAGTTCATGCACGACCGCTACCACCGGATGATGCCAAGCGTCGAGCTCGCTCGAAGCGGCGGTCGATACGTCCTCGACCACATGGCCGCGACGCGGTGATACATGATACGTGATACACGGCTCACGCGTAGGATGCGTGTGACACGGGACGCCTGTAGCACCCAGAGTATCACGTGTGAGACGGGCAACGTGGCGCTTATCCATCACCCGCGGGTGACCCAGACATAATGGCACCGCAGTCAACGGAGATCTTCGACGAGATGGTCGAGCTCCTCTATCAGCAGCGCGAGTTCACGATCGGCGACTTCACCGTCGACCCGGGCAAGTACGAGTACGTCAAGACCACGCTCAACGAGCTCGAGGAGCTCGGCTGGGTCGACCGGCTCGATCCCGGCCACCCCGATCCGTCGTGGGGGCCCGGTGAGAAAGCGAAGCTCCTGATGGACCTCCCCGACGAGGACTCCTGATCAGGTGCCACCACCAGCGGAAGTATCGCTCCTGTAGTTCAGCGGCCAGAGCATCCGCCTTCTAAGCGGAGAGTCGTCGGTTCGAATCCGACCAGGAGTATGTGCCCTTGTAGCTCAGCCCGAACAGAGCATCGGCCTTCGAAGCCGAGTTGTCGGCGGTTTGAATCCGTCCAGGGGCGTGAAGTACCAGAACTGTGATATACGTGCTATACGTAGGATACGTATGAAGTGTAACATGTGTGGCGGGCCCATGGTACGAAAACGCGGACGGGTCGGCATCGAGGGGACGCGGCGATACTTCTTCCGCTGCTTCATGTGCGGGAAGATCCACGTCCCCCGGGACGAGAACGATCTCACACCACTGTAGACGTTGCTCGTCCACTCTGCACGCTCGTAGCTCACTGGTAGAGCACTCCGCTGATAACGGAGGGGAAGCTGGTTCAATTCCAGTCGGGCGTACTGTGTCCTGGTGGCCGAGTGACTACGCACCGCGCAGCAGACGCGGAGGACCCCGGTTTGAATCCGGGCCAGGGCTTTCGAAGAAACACTTAACCATTTTACACGTCAATATACATACATGGACTTGACGGAGTTTGGAGCGCATCTTGAAGAGCTCCAGGCCGGCGAGAAATCGAAAGACGACGTTATCCTACGTGCGCTCAGGGACATCAACCCGAGTAGCAAGCACTTCTCCGGTGCTATCGCACTTCTGACGCGAAAGCCCTTCGACGATATCGGCGTCGGGAAGAAGTCGCTCCGGAAGCTCGCGACCACCTGCTTCGACGTGACCCACGACGAGCTCCGCGACCTGGAGCGAGAGTACGGCGATCTCCCGAGCGCGATCGGTCACGTCGATCTCAAGACGAACACGCTGACCCTGAAGCGGAAGATCACGCTGGGCGAGCTCTACGACGATCTGGAGTACCTGCGGCGAACGAGCGGTCCCGAGCAGAAGCGCCGCATGAAAGAGATGCTCGGCTACGACTCGCCCAAGTGGGTCGCCCACGCCATGCTCGGCAAGAAAGGTGTGAGCCTCGGCGTCGGGGAGAAATCGGTCGTGAAGACGCTCGCGATCGAGAATGGCTACGATGAGCACCGGAAGCTCCTATCGCTCAACCCTGACGTAACGACGCTGTGCCACAAGCTGACGTCGCCAGACACGGACCCACGCTCCGAGCCTGGAGTCGGCCACCCGTTCCTCCCGATGTTAGCGAAGTCCAAGGAGGTGCCACCAGACCCGGATGGCGACTGGATGATCCAGCCCAAGTACGACGGTGCTCGCATCCTCGTCCACATCAAGAACGGTGAGCTCCGTCGGGCGTTCAGCCGGAACGCGAATCGCGTCGACGAGTCGCTCCCGGAACTTCGGGAGTTCGTCGACGACGTGTTCGCCACTGGAGACTGGATTCTCGATGGCGAAGCCATTCCGTACAAGGACGGCGAGCGTCAGCCATTCCAGGCGATCATGACCCGATTCGGCCGCCAGGAGGCTGTCGACGAGCAAGAGATCGATGTCGAGTTCAAGTTCTTCGATCTCGTGTACGGTGGCGGCGTGTGCGCTACCTACCCGGGTGATCTCTCGAACGAGACCGCCTCTCGCCGGATTCATCTCCTGCGGGTGCTGTTCGGCCCAGAGCAGGAGTACGTAGCGCCCACGTATCGGCCCGACACGCACGAGAAGCTGAACGAGTACTATCAGTCGTTCCTCGACGACGGACTCGAGGGCGCGGTCGTGAAGCACGTCGACGCGCCGTACGAGTTCGACCGCCGATCTCCCAACTGGCGGAAGATGATCCCGACCAAGGAGAACGTCGAGCTTCGCATCACGGCGGTCCACGAGGGGGAGAACAGCAACGCGGGGAAGGTCGGCGGGATGAAGCTGGAGACAGAAGATGGGGTACCGGTCGGTCACGTCGGTGGTGGCATGGAAGGTCACAGCGGCATTCCATGGGAGGAGCGGGACGACATCATCGACAAGATCGTCGAGGTATCGTGGCGCGAGCTCCAGGAGAACGACGACGGAACGTACGCACTCAGGTTCCCCAGCCTCGAGGGATTCCGGGCTGACAAGGACGAAGCCGACTCACTGGATAAGATCCTGAGCGCCTAATCGGGGTCCGACGCCGGGGTCTTCGGGCCATACCCCCTACCTTCGACACGGTAGATACGGTACCTGTTAAGTTTCGAAAACTGGTATATACGTGCGTCACCCATTACCATACGATGGCGGTGCCAAGCACTGACGGCGACGCCGGAGCCCCGTTTTCAACCACCGATACCTCTCGCGAGGCCATGACAAATCGGTGGTTCGTCCGGCTCGTCGACCCGGGTGGGTTCTGACGACGACTCCCTGAGCGACGACAGGTTGGGTACTGCTGACTGGTCAAGGTTCCTCCGTTTTTCAACATCAGAGAGCTGGTAGGTCTGCTAACCAGTAACATTTATTACAGTATGATGACTATTTCTATACACTAACCTCTGGGCTACTGGCGTGGAACGGAGGTAGTATGTGATAGATCTATGAAGACGAATGGTCAGATAAAGAGAATGCTGGCGAATCGGCGGAACGCCGGCTTTGAAGATAGCTCAATTGGTGCGAATCGTCAACGCCATATCGAATACAAGCTCTTGCGACAGATCCTGGAGCTCGAACCGGGCCAGGACGTGTGTCGCGAGTGCGCGGAGATCTCGGACGGAACCGAGCACTGGGATACCGGACTGTGTCCGGCATGTTCGGATGATACGGTTCAGCTTCGGCTCACGGCAACCGCTGATGGTGGCACAGGAGGTGATGTGTGATGGGAACCCCGCGGTACTGTCCCTACTGTTTCGACCGCATCGAACGGACACGCTACTGGTACCGGGATGCTCCCGAGATCGACCTTCCCGACGTGACGCCGGAAGACGCCCAGTACCCGGGATCGGAGACCCCGGTGCAAGAAGTCGACGAGATGGTCATGGTCAAGCCCTGCGGCCACTCGTTCGAGGCCGGTCGCTGGTTCGACTACGCTGATGCGTGTACGATGTACTCGCTGACGCTCGCCGAGCTCAAGCAGATGATCAGCTCCGACGGGGCACGGTTCCTCTCCGAAGAGCTCGAGCAACACGACATGCGGATGCGGATCAGTGCGGAGGAGTGCTGCGAGACGATGGAGCGGACACCGCCGGAAGGAGTCTTCTCCGATGCGTGAGGAGATCCCGCCGGCCGACGAGTTGGAGTGGATCGAGATGAGCATCCACGCCTGGACGCGCTGGAGTCAGTGGACGGACTCGCCCGGAGTCGGCCCGATCATCGCCTGGAACATGGCCGAGTCAATCACCGGCGACCACGGGCTCTACTGTGACGAAGCGCGCTACTTCGAACCCGCGAACGTCGTCCTCCTGGTCGCGAAAGACGACGACGTCGACGAGGAGACCCCGCGGACGATGGTCACGGTCATGACTGGCGCGACGATCAAATCGAAAGCACGAGAGGCGATTCTGCGAATCACCGCGATCGACCCCGTTGACGCTGAGGTCGTTCAATCATGAAACGGCCATCCCTCATCAACCCTCGCCGTGTCACTCTCGTGCGGTATTTCATCAATGACCTGGTGATGCTCCTCGGTGGCACCGTAATCGGCCTCATACTCGGGGCGGTGTTCCTATGACCGAGGAACCGGTGTCGACGAGCTCCTCGGGCCATGACTCCCACCCTGACACGGCCGACATCGAGGTTACACCCGTGGAGGATTCCGGGATGAAGCCGATGTTGATCACGCAGGTCGATTACACCACCACGACCACTCGTGGGGAGACGCCGGAGCCGGTGATGCACATCTTCGGTCGTGATGCAGAGAACATCGTCCATCAGGTCGACGTGTACGGTCACGAGCCGTACTTCTACATCCCGACGGAGGCGACCGAAGAGCCCGGCTTCGGCTCAGAAGAGATCGTATCGGTCCAGCCAGGGTACACATCCATCCGCGGTCGTGAGCTCTCTCGGGTCTACACGCACATCCCGAAGGAAGTCACGAGAATCAGGGACGACTACGAACACTACGAGGCGGACGTCGTGTTCCCGAACCGGCTCATGGTCGACTACGAGCTCAAGGACGGGATGCTGATCCCCGATCGTGGGACGCATCACACGTTCGATAGCCCCGAAGAGATCGAGCCATGCACGCCGCCTACAGAGGCGGAGCTCCGTATCCACCACGTGGACATTGAGGTGAACGATCGGAACGGCTTCCCCGAGAAGGGTGAAGAGCCGATCCTCTGTTTCACCACCTACGACTCGTACGACGAATCATATATCGTATGGTGGTGTAAGGAGAACGCCGACCAGGAGCTCGACCCCGACCGGAAGGCCGAGCTACTCACCGACCAGGACGCGGGGACCGTCTCACTCCGGTCGTACACGGACGAGGCGAAGATGCTGGATGAGTACCTCGACTACGTCGAGGAGACTGATCCCGACCTGATGACGGCGTGGAACATCCCTTTCGACATGCCGTACATCGTCGACCGGCTCAAGAAGCTCGACGCCACGTCAATGCGGAATCTCTCGAGAGATCGCCTCTCACGCATCGATGAGGTGTGGGGCGGCCGCGACGTGCCGAACATCAAGGGCCGCGTCGTCTTCGACTTGCTCCGTGCGTACAAGTTCACGCACTTCAGTGAAGAGGAGAGCTACCGGCTCGAGGCGATCGGTCAGAAGGTGGTCGGCTTCGGCAAGGAGACGTACACTGGGAAGATCGGCGACCTGTGGGAAGAGGACCCAGACAAACTGCTCGAGTACTCGCTCCAAGACGTCGTGCTCACAGTCGAGATCGACAAGAAGACGGAGACCATCGAGTACATCGACTCGCAACGCCGGTTCGTCGGCTCCCGTATCGAGGACTCGATCGTCGCGAACGAAGTCTGCGACATGTACATCCTGCACAAAGCGCGTGGGAGATTCGTCCTCCCGTCGAAGGGCTCTGAGGACTCCGAGGAATACAGTGGCGGCGCTGTATTCGACGCGTACAGTGGTATCGCCGACATGGTGGCGGTACTCGACTTGAAGTCGCTGTACCCGATGTGCATGGTCTCGATGAACCTCTCCCCCGAGACGTCGGTCGACCCCGACGTGTACGAGGGAGACACCTACGAGTCACCGAACGGGCTCCACTTCCGCAAGGAACCGGACGGAATCATCCGAGAGATCGTCGACGAGCTCCTCGGCGAGCGGGAAGCGAAGAAGTCCGAGCGCGACGAGCACCACCCCGACTCGGATGCGTACAAGCGCCTCGATCGCCAGCAAGTGGCGGTGAAGGTCGTGATGAACAGCCTGTACGGTGTCCTGGGGTGGGAGCAGTTCCGCCTCTACGACAAGGACATGGGCGCCGCGGTCACCGCCACCGGACGGGGCGTGATCCAGTTCACCGAGGAGGTCGTCGAAGACCTGGGCTGGGAAGTGACGTACGGCGACACTGACTCGGTCATGCTCGAGCTCGGGAAAGACGTCTCCAAGGAGGAGGCGATCGAGATCGGGTTCCAGCT
This window contains:
- a CDS encoding LAGLIDADG family homing endonuclease is translated as MLREQYPKGSIDDLAAELGRTREAVMKKANAIGIARHEDAGIIERIDVENRPSFRDDAFAHFISGFVAGEGSFNVSLNDDARPSFRFCIGLDADDVLILEEIHEFLGVGSVCLSTQGDGRNDLAQYTVQSVADHVLVTVPFFDEYGLQSTLKQRQYDDWRARLFDHYDVEQYVV
- a CDS encoding DNA-directed DNA polymerase, which produces MTEEPVSTSSSGHDSHPDTADIEVTPVEDSGMKPMLITQVDYTTTTTRGETPEPVMHIFGRDAENIVHQVDVYGHEPYFYIPTEATEEPGFGSEEIVSVQPGYTSIRGRELSRVYTHIPKEVTRIRDDYEHYEADVVFPNRLMVDYELKDGMLIPDRGTHHTFDSPEEIEPCTPPTEAELRIHHVDIEVNDRNGFPEKGEEPILCFTTYDSYDESYIVWWCKENADQELDPDRKAELLTDQDAGTVSLRSYTDEAKMLDEYLDYVEETDPDLMTAWNIPFDMPYIVDRLKKLDATSMRNLSRDRLSRIDEVWGGRDVPNIKGRVVFDLLRAYKFTHFSEEESYRLEAIGQKVVGFGKETYTGKIGDLWEEDPDKLLEYSLQDVVLTVEIDKKTETIEYIDSQRRFVGSRIEDSIVANEVCDMYILHKARGRFVLPSKGSEDSEEYSGGAVFDAYSGIADMVAVLDLKSLYPMCMVSMNLSPETSVDPDVYEGDTYESPNGLHFRKEPDGIIREIVDELLGEREAKKSERDEHHPDSDAYKRLDRQQVAVKVVMNSLYGVLGWEQFRLYDKDMGAAVTATGRGVIQFTEEVVEDLGWEVTYGDTDSVMLELGKDVSKEEAIEIGFQLEKEINARYDEYAETLNADEHRFQIEFEKLYKRYFQGGKKKRYAGHITWKEGKDVDSVDITGFEYKRSDTPRFVKETQKEVLDMIVRGEEVDAIRDYIKDQVDKVKNEEVPLDEIGIPGGIGKKLEGYNPPNVHIKGAIYANLLLGTNLGKGSKPKRVYLERVLDQFYFKIERRRKWELERDDWYRQFKQEVASKDPKEGAICFEYPEEIPDDFIIDWDVQLDKTLKGPIERITEPLGLSWDDIITGTEQTGLGAWG
- a CDS encoding ParA family protein; this translates as MTFRLALANAKGGVGKSTTTINLAGALADATNDVLLVDSDPQGFPTITLGFRDYYVSSREDTMGQILRDVNRFDEINDVIVEHEEYDLLPAHGSFFELEDDMHTMNRRNERLRLALDEIEHDYDYVLIDAPPNLGPLCDGALLAAGNLLFVTRPDSIATFSMNLMRREVDGLIDEYRRPIDYAGVVVNATSRNSISEERIAWFNENMGEDRVFQVPDTVAIEGAFDQQRSIFGYDPDNNHREKKATEVREIYASLADHLETNHA
- a CDS encoding ATP-dependent DNA ligase codes for the protein MDLTEFGAHLEELQAGEKSKDDVILRALRDINPSSKHFSGAIALLTRKPFDDIGVGKKSLRKLATTCFDVTHDELRDLEREYGDLPSAIGHVDLKTNTLTLKRKITLGELYDDLEYLRRTSGPEQKRRMKEMLGYDSPKWVAHAMLGKKGVSLGVGEKSVVKTLAIENGYDEHRKLLSLNPDVTTLCHKLTSPDTDPRSEPGVGHPFLPMLAKSKEVPPDPDGDWMIQPKYDGARILVHIKNGELRRAFSRNANRVDESLPELREFVDDVFATGDWILDGEAIPYKDGERQPFQAIMTRFGRQEAVDEQEIDVEFKFFDLVYGGGVCATYPGDLSNETASRRIHLLRVLFGPEQEYVAPTYRPDTHEKLNEYYQSFLDDGLEGAVVKHVDAPYEFDRRSPNWRKMIPTKENVELRITAVHEGENSNAGKVGGMKLETEDGVPVGHVGGGMEGHSGIPWEERDDIIDKIVEVSWRELQENDDGTYALRFPSLEGFRADKDEADSLDKILSA
- a CDS encoding dual specificity protein phosphatase family protein; translation: MDRLTDSLWIGDIQDARTRPLADLGIDHVVTVCQNRVDDNLPDSMAYTHIDIDDGPHDYEEFKRGVDTVVEAIDNGETVFVHCHAGMSRSTCTCTAAIAVRRGLKWTEAVQFMHDRYHRMMPSVELARSGGRYVLDHMAATR